A part of Rhipicephalus microplus isolate Deutch F79 chromosome 8, USDA_Rmic, whole genome shotgun sequence genomic DNA contains:
- the LOC119164047 gene encoding uncharacterized protein LOC119164047 isoform X2, translating into MVVKSEYVSGYYVQQRPWSPTKRRGPISSDFKTPGPGAFTIPSTIGEKASTNVTKGQKAPAFTFGTKTEEKRDLFVPGPGAYNIAGLSEKGKETVPAPTMAPKLREPEGFKTPAPGAYNPEKAEQCVLSAAPMYTFGSKIRDPKPADIPEADRPSQEETHRRPQLVHRNRRAPRYSFGLKLKSLFRPNDNPAPGVYDIEKGDSVVYPKSPSFSIRRRLREPSPEKQPAPGTYDITRADGTLCTRSQEHTMAYRLRERSSDSAELPAPGDYDTTKADTTVFSRAPQFSLAERLHHEAPESVDFPGPTDYNISRGKTTATYRSPQYSFGLKIKDKPPDSLKFPGPGEYSPDKGDRIVRTRSPEYQMGSKLKEKPPEHFDYPGPSEYHSETADHVTRSRSPRYRFGVKITDRPPESLQYPGPGEYNVDKADHATRKRSPQHRIGTKLKDRSPDSLHYPGPGEYNSDRSDRITRSHSPQHRIGLKIKEKSPEFLRYPGPGEYDADRGDHATRSHSPQHQIACRLKERPHESINFPGPGEYNVDRADHVTRSRSPQHTFGIKIKDKPQESQEYPGPGEYNIEKADQVTRTRSPEHKIGVKIKDKPGSIDYPGPGEYNIEKADHVTRSHSPQHRMGVKLKEKPPESLHYPGPGDYSAEKADHLVRSHSPRHKIGVRLTEKPPESLGYPGPGEYNVEKADRMIRNSSPQHRIGIRPEEKSPESLHYPGPGDYDARKADLVTRRRPPEHHIGKKLKDKPPESVQYPGPGEYSVERSEEITRSRSPQHQMGVKLKYRPPESHDYPGPGDYNIEKADRVARSHSPEYKIGVKLKERKADSLDYPGPGEYNIENADRVARSHSPECKIGVKLKERRPDSLDYPGPGDYNIEKADRIARCRSPEYKMGAKLQERRPNSLEYPGPGEYNIEKADRVARSHSPEYKIGVKLKERKADSLDYPGPGEYNIENADRVARSHSPECKIGVKLKERRPDSLDYPGPGDYNIEKADRIARCRSPEYKMGAKLQERRPNSLEYPGPGEYNIEKADRVARSHSPEYKIGVKLKERKADSLDYPGPGEYNIENADRVARSHSPEYKIGVKLKERRPDSLDYPGPGDYNIEKADRIARCRSPEYKMGAKLQERRPDSLEYPGPGEYNIEKADRVARSHSPEYKIGVKLKERKADSLDYPGPGEYNIENADRVARSHSPEYKIGVKLKERRPDSLDYPGPGDYNIEKADRIARCRSPEYKMGAKLQERRPDSLEYPGPGEYNIEKADRVARSHSPEYKIGVKLKERKADSLDYPGPGEYNIEKADRIARRRSPEYKMGAKLQERRPDSLEYPGPGEYNIEKADRVARSHSPEYKIGVKLKERKADSLDHPGPGEYNIENADRVACTHSPEYKIGVKLKERRPDSFDYPGPGDYNIEKADRIARCRSPEYKMGAKLQERRPDSLEYPGPGQYNIEKADRVARSHSPEYKIGVKLKEKKPDSLDYPGPGEYIIEKADRVARSHSPEYSIGVKLKDRPPDSLYYPGPAEYYPEKADRLVRSHSPEHVIGVKLKEKLPDSLEFPAACDYDVSKGDNIVYGSPPRYTIGFRTPQPVPDYTSFPAPGDYSISRSEGTLYAGSPKFSLGIKLKDRLPDHVNYPAPSDYSPGRSVSFVKERSPKFTFGFRLRPSKPYNYGYPAPGEYDPDRANELVYPRSPRFSIRSRLKERLPDNATFPAPGTYDPDKGNPAMFGLPPRPQSRSPKRSRSHDFEEKRGTTLPHERTSKRSSSFRIVRTTEDTAGERDLKGSQQTIKRSRSLSGPRPKDSVLTNGKAKAALSEIPKPKRRSESPRLTRQSRFETTEVQARSLKETKEGQRTFRVTRKQRTGMDEGEAPQVDVVVSETAMKRRLPVDITKRKTDSKAAVTEPSSSRMATKKGTFLRSLRRKLDGTEEISRTSKVVREPTKPKKTDCVVQKTKEHRERITTTSHPEAVPRRSRSLRVIRKEADEMPDKRAKSTEELTRRSPSLRAARAKQDAIEAQEADKRSRPSDRRLGRSRSLRIAQNAIDYIDEKENVSKSETHIIASYPSLHKERHPSTHLAKSLEPAAFTTSDESGMFEDDETMDSVSAHDRTFVRTPTDSSRIQVSPESFRELRHAQGCIHMAPRFPEGLDFWKPPGTGSLFAKLYQSWTQETAVSSAEAEDNSRVMFRSAASLFFRKGFAALLRNETPGPGYYNPSIGEQLRFPRMPSFTIRRKLKCPKREQTPAPWDYSPDKADPLVRPMSPSYTFGHKGDCCRCRSTSPAPGTYCPEKSDTVLATTPAYTFGFKHKDLRPDDIPAPGAYCPEKADTVLAVTPAYTFGIKPKDAKPDDIPAPGTYRPEKAESVLVRTPAYSFGTKPKDSRNDGIPAPGKYNVPGTDTYKSKSPAYTLSYRTNIPSDHTKKPGPGAHSPERVWMNKSSSPRFSFGIRHSPVAETPKPK; encoded by the exons GTGAAAAGGCAAGCACCAATGTGACGAAAGGGCAGAAGGCTCCGGCGTTTACTTTCGGAACCAA GACCGAGGAGAAGCGCGACCTCTTCGTCCCGGGTCCCGGCGCGTACAACATCGCGGGCCTCTCCGAGAAGGGCAAGGAGACGGTGCCGGCGCCCACCATGGCGCCCAAGCTGCGCGAGCCCGAGGGCTTCAAGACGCCCGCGCCGGGCGCCTACAACCCGGAGAAGGCCGAGCAGTGCGTGCTCAGCGCCGCGCCCATGTACACCTTCGGCTCCAAGATCAGGGACCCCAAGCCCGCCGACATACCCG AGGCCGACCGGCCAAGCCAAGAAGAAACTCACCGCCGCCCGCAGCTCGTCCACCGAAACAGACGAGCGCCCCGCTACTCCTTCGGCCTCAAACTTAAGAGCCTCTTTCGACCCAACGACAACCCCG CTCCGGGTGTTTACGACATCGAAAAGGGAGACTCAGTGGTCTACCCGAAATCTCCCAGCTTCTCGATACGACGACGACTCCGTGAGCCTAGCCCCGAAAAACAACCAG CGCCTGGAACTTACGACATAACCCGAGCAGACGGGACTCTATGCACCAGATCTCAAGAACACACGATGGCGTACCGACTGAGGGAAAGGTCGTCCGACAGCGCTGAGCTTCCCG CCCCAGGAGACTACGACACGACGAAGGCGGACACGACAGTCTTTTCAAGAGCCCCGCAGTTCAGCCTTGCCGAGAGGCTACATCACGAAGCGCCAGAGTCCGTAGACTTTCCTG GTCCTACGGACTACAATATAAGCAGAGGAAAAACTACGGCGACCTATCGATCGCCGCAGTACAGCTTCGGATTAAAGATTAAAGACAAGCCTCCGGATTCCCTGAAATTCCCAG GCCCGGGAGAGTACAGTCCAGACAAAGGAGATCGCATAGTGCGCACTAGATCACCAGAGTACCAAATGGGGTCAAAGTTGAAAGAAAAGCCTCCCGAGCACTTTGACTACCCCG GGCCAAGCGAATACCACTCAGAAACAGCTGACCACGTGACCAGAAGTCGCTCTCCACGATACAGGTTCGGCGTCAAGATAACAGACAGGCCACCCGAATCTCTGCAATACCCGG GCCCCGGTGAATACAACGTTGACAAAGCAGATCACGCGACGAGGAAGCGGTCGCCACAGCACCGAATTGGTACCAAGCTGAAAGACAGGTCACCCGATTCTCTTCACTACCCGG GTCCGGGTGAATACAATTCCGACAGATCAGACCGTATCACTAGAAGCCACTCACCGCAGCATCGCATTGgattaaagataaaagaaaagtcGCCTGAGTTTCTGCGGTATCCTG GACCAGGTGAATACGATGCTGACAGAGGGGACCATGCGACCAGAAGCCACTCACCGCAACACCAGATAGCCTGCAGGCTAAAAGAAAGGCCACACGAGTCGATTAATTTTCCCG GTCCAGGTGAATACAATGTGGACAGGGCGGACCACGTAACAAGAAGTCGGTCACCACAGCATACATTTGGTATCAAGATAAAAGACAAACCGCAAGAGTCCCAAGAATATCCGG GACCCGGTGAATACAATATCGAGAAGGCAGACCAGGTCACAAGAACCCGGTCACCAGAGCATAAAATTGGTGTCAAGATAAAAGACAAGCCAGGGTCTATAGACTATCCTG GACCCGGTGAATATAACATCGAGAAAGCAGACCACGTGACAAGAAGTCACTCACCACAACATCGGATGGGCGTGAAACTAAAAGAGAAGCCACCAGAATCTCTTCATTATCCAG GACCAGGGGATTACAGTGCGGAAAAAGCAGACCACTTGGTCAGAAGTCACTCACCCCGGCATAAAATTGGAGTCAGGCTTACAGAGAAACCACCAGAATCTCTGGGCTACCCAG GTCCAGGAGAATACAATGTGGAAAAAGCAGATCGCATGATAAGAAATAGTTCACCGCAGCATAGAATTGGCATCAGGCCTGAAGAGAAATCACCGGAATCACTTCATTACCCTG GTCCGGGTGACTACGACGCGAGAAAAGCAGACCTTGTTACGAGAAGGCGACCGCCAGAGCACCACATCGGCAAGAAGCTAAAAGACAAACCACCAGAATCTGTGCAGTACCCGG GTCCCGGTGAATACAGCGTGGAAAGATCAGAAGAAATCACAAGAAGTCGATCCCCACAGCACCAAATGGGAGTCAAGCTAAAATACAGGCCACCGGAATCACATGACTATCCCG GTCCTGGAGACTACAACATAGAAAAGGCCGATAGAGTTGCACGCAGCCACTCCCCAGAATACAAGATTGGTGTTAAGTTAAAGGAGAGGAAAGCAGATTCACTGGATTACCCTG GTCCTGGGGAGTACAACATAGAAAATGCCGATAGAGTTGCACGTAGCCACTCTCCAGAATGCAAGATAGGCGTCAAGCTAAAGGAGAGACGACCGGATTCATTGGATTACCctg GTCCTGGAGACTACAACATAGAGAAGGCCGACAGAATTGCGCGCTGTCGCTCCCCAGAGTACAAGATGGGTGCCAAATTACAGGAGAGAAGACCGAATTCATTGGAATATCCTG GTCCTGGAGAATACAACATAGAAAAGGCCGATAGAGTTGCACGCAGCCACTCCCCAGAATACAAGATTGGTGTTAAGTTAAAGGAGAGGAAAGCAGACTCACTGGATTACCCGG GTCCTGGGGAGTACAACATAGAAAATGCCGATAGAGTTGCACGTAGCCACTCTCCAGAATGCAAGATAGGCGTCAAGCTAAAGGAGAGACGACCGGATTCATTGGATTACCctg GTCCTGGAGACTACAACATAGAGAAGGCCGACAGAATTGCGCGCTGTCGCTCCCCAGAGTACAAGATGGGTGCCAAATTACAGGAGAGAAGACCGAATTCATTGGAATATCCTG GTCCTGGAGAATACAACATAGAAAAGGCCGATAGAGTTGCACGCAGCCACTCCCCAGAATACAAGATTGGTGTTAAGTTAAAGGAGAGGAAAGCAGACTCACTGGATTACCCGG GTCCTGGGGAGTACAACATAGAAAATGCCGATAGAGTTGCACGTAGCCACTCTCCAGAATACAAGATAGGCGTCAAGCTAAAGGAGAGACGACCGGATTCATTGGATTACCctg GTCCTGGAGACTACAACATAGAAAAGGCCGACAGAATTGCGCGCTGTCGCTCCCCAGAGTACAAGATGGGTGCCAAATTACAGGAGAGAAGACCGGATTCATTGGAATATCCTG GTCCTGGAGAATACAACATAGAAAAGGCCGATAGAGTTGCACGCAGCCACTCCCCAGAATACAAGATTGGTGTTAAGTTAAAGGAGAGGAAAGCAGACTCACTGGATTACCCGG GTCCTGGGGAGTACAACATAGAAAATGCCGATAGAGTTGCACGTAGCCACTCTCCAGAATACAAGATAGGCGTCAAGCTAAAGGAGAGACGACCGGATTCATTGGATTACCctg GTCCTGGAGACTACAACATAGAAAAGGCTGACAGAATTGCGCGCTGTCGCTCCCCAGAGTACAAGATGGGTGCCAAATTACAGGAGAGAAGACCGGATTCATTGGAATACCCTG GTCCTGGAGAATACAACATAGAAAAGGCCGATAGAGTTGCACGCAGCCACTCCCCAGAATACAAGATTGGTGTTAAGTTAAAGGAGAGGAAAGCAGATTCACTGGATTACCCTG GTCCTGGAGAATACAACATAGAGAAGGCCGACAGAATTGCGCGCCGTCGCTCCCCAGAGTACAAGATGGGTGCCAAGTTACAGGAGAGAAGACCGGATTCCTTGGAATACCCTG GTCCTGGAGAATACAACATAGAAAAGGCCGATAGAGTTGCACGTAGCCACTCCCCAGAATACAAGATCGGTGTTAAGTTAAAGGAGAGGAAAGCAGATTCACTGGATCACCCTG GTCCTGGGGAGTACAACATAGAAAATGCCGATCGAGTTGCATGTACCCACTCTCCAGAATACAAGATAGGCGTCAAGCTAAAGGAGAGACGACCGGATTCATTTGATTACCCTG GTCCTGGAGACTACAACATAGAGAAGGCCGACAGAATTGCGCGCTGTCGCTCCCCAGAGTACAAGATGGGTGCCAAGTTACAGGAGAGAAGACCGGATTCATTGGAATATCCTG GTCCTGGACAATACAACATAGAAAAGGCCGATAGAGTTGCACGTAGCCACTCCCCAGAATACAAGATTGGTGTCaagctaaaggaaaaaaagccgGATTCGTTGGATTATCCTG GTCCAGGAGAGTACATCATTGAAAAGGCCGATAGAGTCGCCCGCAGCCACTCTCCGGAGTACAGCATCGGCGTGAAATTAAAAGATAGACCGCCGGACTCTTTGTATTATCCTG GTCCTGCAGAGTACTACCCTGAAAAGGCTGACAGGTTGGTACGAAGCCATTCTCCTGAACATGTCATCGGCGTGAAATTGAAAGAAAAGCTTCCAGATTCACTGGAATTTCCTG CTGCTTGCGACTACGACGTCTCCAAGGGAGATAACATAGTTTATGGCTCCCCTCCCAGGTATACGATAGGCTTTAGGACACCTCAACCAGTGCCAGATTATACGAGCTTCCCAG CACCTGGAGACTACAGCATTTCAAGGAGTGAAGGCACGCTTTATGCTGGCTCTCCTAAATTTAGTCTAGGAATAAAACTGAAGGACAGGCTTCCTGACCACGTCAATTACCCAG CACCGTCCGACTACAGTCCTGGCAGAAGCGTAAGCTTCGTCAAAGAAAGGTCTCCGAAATTCACGTTCGGTTTCAGGCTAAGACCGTCCAAGCCGTACAACTACGGTTACCCAG CACCGGGAGAGTACGATCCCGACAGGGCGAACGAATTGGTTTATCCAAGGTCACCACGCTTCAGTATTCGTTCGAGACTCAAAGAACGGCTACCGGACAACGCAACATTTCCAG CACCAGGTACATACGACCCCGACAAAGGCAATCCTGCCATGTTCGGATTACCACCAAGACCTCAATCGAGGAGCCCGAAGAGGTCTAGGTCTCATGATTTTGAAGAAAAGCGGG GAACGACATTACCTCATGAAAGAACAAGCAAAAGAAGCAGTTCATTCCGAATTGTGAGAACCACAGAGGATACTGCTGGTG AGCGCGATTTGAAAGGCTCCCAGCAGACGATAAAACGAAGTCGCTCTCTTAGTGGACCTCGGCCAAAGGATTCGGTTTTAACAAACGGAAAAG CAAAAGCGGCTTTGTCCGAAATTCCAAAACCTAAAAGACGGAGTGAGTCACCCCGATTGACTCGACAGTCCAGATTCGAGACCACTG AAGTTCAAGCTAGGAGTCTGAAGGAAACAAAAGAAGGACAGCGTACATTTAGGGTTACTCGCAAACAAAGGACCGGGATGGATGAAG GAGAAGCACCACAGGTGGATGTTGTCGTTTCTGAAACAGCAATGAAGCGACGATTACCTGTGGATATTACGAAGAGAAAGACGGACTCAAAAG CCGCCGTAACAGAGCCGTCGTCCTCAAGGATGGCAACGAAGAAGGGTACATTCCTTCGATCTCTGCGGAGAAAGCTGGATGGTACCGAAG aAATATCTCGGACGTCTAAAGTGGTTAGGGAGCCCACTAAGCCTAAAAAAACCGATTGCGTAGTGCAGAAGACAAAGGAACACCGAG AACGGATCACCACTACTAGTCATCCGGAAGCTGTGCCTAGGAGAAGTCGGTCTCTTCGAGTCATTCGAAAAGAGGCGGACGAGATGCCGG ACAAGCGAGCTAAGTCTACCGAAGAATTGACTAGACGAAGTCCATCTCTGCGTGCAGCACGAGCAAAGCAAGACGCAATCGAAG CCCAAGAGGCAGACAAGAGATCGAGGCCATCGGACAGAAGATTAGGGCGTAGTAGGTCTCTGCGAATTGCACAAAACGCAATCGACTACATTGATG AGAAGGAGAACGTCTCAAAGTCTGAAACTCACATCATCGCTTCCTATCCCAGTCTTCACAAGGAGCGGCACCCGAGTACCCACTTGGCTAAGAGCCTAG AGCCTGCAGCGTTTACGACGAGCGACGAAAGTGGTATGTTCGAAGACGACGAAACGATGGACAGCGTGTCGGCTCACGACAGGACGTTCGTACGAACGCCGACTG ATTCGTCGAGGATCCAAGTGTCACCGGAGAGCTTTCGGGAATTGAGGCATGCTCAGGGATGCATTCACATGGCACCAAGGTTTCCAGAGGGACTGGACTTCTGGAAACCACCCGGTACAGGGTCTTTGTTTGCTAAACTTTACCAGTCCTGGACGCAGGAAACAGCTGTTTCTTCTG CGGAAGCAGAAGACAACAGCCGAGTGATGTTCCGTTCAGCTGCAAGCCTCTTCTTCAGGAAAGGCTTTGCAGCTCTACTACGGAACGAAACACCTG GACCGGGTTACTACAACCCTAGCATCGGTGAGCAGCTACGCTTTCCTCGAATGCCAAGCTTTACGATACGAAGAAAGCTCAAGTGTCCGAAGAGAGAGCAGACTCCCG CTCCCTGGGATTACAGCCCCGACAAAGCGGACCCTCTCGTGCGGCCCATGTCGCCATCTTACACCTTCGGACACAAGGGCGACTGTTGTCGTTGCAGAAGCACGAGTCCCG CTCCTGGCACCTACTGTCCTGAGAAATCTGACACGGTTCTAGCCACGACACCGGCTTACACCTTTGGTTTCAAGCATAAGGACCTTAGGCCTGACGATATTCCTG